Proteins from one Stenotrophomonas aracearum genomic window:
- a CDS encoding N-acetylornithine carbamoyltransferase, protein MSLKHFLNTQDWSRPELDALLTQAALFKRNKLGDQLKGKSIALVFFNPSMRTRTSFELGAFQLGAHAVVLQPGKDAWPIEFNLGTVMDGDTEEHIAEVAKVLGRYCDIIAVRAFPKFVDWAYDRQDIVLNSFAKYSPVPVINMETITHPCQELAHVMALQEHFGTQDLRGKKYVLTWTYHPKPLNTAVANSALTIATRMGMDVTLLCPTADYILDDRYMGWAEQNVAENGGSLKISHDIASAYSGADVVYAKSWGALPFFGNWEPEKPIRDQYKHFIVDEEKMALTNNGVFSHCLPLRRNVKATDAVMDSPQCIAINEAENRLHVQKAIMAAVAGR, encoded by the coding sequence ATGTCCCTGAAGCACTTCCTGAACACCCAGGACTGGAGCCGCCCCGAACTCGATGCCCTGCTGACCCAGGCCGCATTGTTCAAGCGCAACAAGCTGGGCGATCAGCTCAAGGGCAAGTCCATTGCCCTGGTGTTCTTCAACCCGTCCATGCGCACCCGCACCAGCTTCGAGCTGGGCGCGTTCCAGCTGGGCGCGCACGCGGTGGTGCTGCAGCCGGGCAAGGACGCGTGGCCGATCGAGTTCAACCTGGGTACCGTGATGGACGGCGACACCGAAGAGCACATCGCCGAAGTGGCCAAGGTGCTGGGCCGCTACTGCGACATCATCGCCGTGCGTGCCTTCCCCAAGTTCGTGGACTGGGCCTACGACCGCCAGGACATCGTGCTCAACAGCTTCGCGAAGTACTCGCCGGTGCCGGTGATCAACATGGAAACCATCACCCACCCGTGCCAGGAACTGGCCCACGTGATGGCGCTGCAGGAACACTTCGGTACCCAGGACCTGCGCGGCAAGAAGTACGTGCTGACCTGGACCTACCACCCCAAGCCGCTGAACACCGCCGTGGCCAACTCGGCGCTCACCATCGCCACCCGCATGGGCATGGACGTGACCCTGCTGTGCCCGACCGCCGACTACATCCTCGACGACCGCTACATGGGCTGGGCCGAGCAGAACGTCGCCGAGAACGGCGGTTCGCTGAAGATCAGCCATGACATCGCCAGCGCCTACAGCGGTGCCGACGTGGTCTACGCCAAGAGCTGGGGCGCGCTGCCGTTCTTCGGCAACTGGGAACCGGAAAAGCCCATCCGCGACCAGTACAAGCACTTCATCGTCGACGAAGAAAAGATGGCGCTGACCAACAACGGCGTGTTCAGCCACTGCCTGCCGCTGCGCCGCAACGTCAAGGCCACCGACGCGGTGATGGACTCGCCGCAGTGCATCGCGATCAACGAAGCCGAAAACCGCCTGCACGTGCAGAAAGCCATCATGGCCGCAGTAGCAGGCCGCTGA